CAGATCAGCCGCCACCGCGCGGCCAGCCACACCCCGAACAGGAAAGAAACTGCGGCATGACCGACATTTTCCGCCCTCTGTCACCGCGCGACCTCGCCGCGCGCATGACCCTCGTCAACCAGTCCGTCAGCCAGAACCTGCTGCATCAGTTCAACCGGTTCATGATCGATGCCGAGCAGGCCAAGGCCGAGGGTATTCCGCAGGCCTGCCGCCACGCCACCGCCCAGGCCGATGCCCGCTGGCAGGACATGGAAAGCATGCTCATGGGGGCCGCCCCGATCGACCGCACCGGCGGCGAGATCGAGGCCAGCCTGTTTGCCCAGCGCCGCAAGGCGGGGAAGGTGAAGTCATGAGGCTGCCCCGGCCAATCCGTCAGCAGCTTCCCACCACCGAGCAGGTGCTGGGTTGCGTGGTGTTCTACGCCCTCATGTGGGGTGCCAGCCTGCTGTTGGTGCTGGAGTGCCTGCCATGAAGTCGAAAGAGCGCGGCATGCAGGAAAAGGTGCTGGGAGCCCACCGTGAGGCGATCCGTATCACCCGCGAGCCGTCCGTAACCGCCCACACCGTGTGGCGCTGCATGCCCGGCCTCAAGCGCCGCTCGCACGTCACGCGCATCCTGAACAGCCTTGTCGACAAGGGCCTGCTCGCCATCAGCGGCCATCAGGGCCAGCGGGGCAAGTTTGTGGTCACCTACGGCATGCCGGACAGGATAGGGGGCATGGCGTGATGGCCCAGCAACTCGATCTGGTGGATTTCATCGCAGGTCTGCCCATGCCCGCAGCCACCGCACCGCAGCTGAACCCGCTCGACCTGCTGCCACGCCGCCCCAAGGCATGGGAACGCCTGGTCGCCCACGTCCCGGCCGAGGATGTCCGCATCAGCGTCTCCCCAACCTGGACCCGTGTGGTGGTCGAGCAGCTGCGCGAGGACGGGTGCGGTGACCAGCTACTCGGCAACGGCAAGATCCGATCCCACGACGTGCCGCCCGACCTCATCTGGCCCGAGCCCTGCCGCCTGATCCTGATGACAGCCGACAGCGCGGCCCGCATCCACGAACGCTGGTGCCTGGAGGAAGCCCCCGGCGCCGGCATGTCATCCACATTCCGCTTTGCCCAGCAACAGCATGCTGACCGCACGCCCGTGTCGCAGCAGCTGCGCCTGCTGGCAGAGGAGCAGTCATGACCAACGAGATGAAGACAGAAACACCAATGTATCTTGTGCCAGGGAAGGTGACACCAGAGGTGGAACACCGGGCTGCGAATGTTGTGTTTGATATGTATGGCCGCGAAATCCTCTGGCCTGTTTTCCATGCTTACATGACGGCCATTGCCAGCCCCGTTCAGCCATGCGCGGATATTGAGACCGTGTGTGTCTCCCTTCCGACACTGTACGACAATCTCAAGGATTTTGATCGGGCGCAGGTGTTCCCTGTTTCTCTCCGATCTGCAAACGGGATGGACATTGAGCTTGTCCGCCGTGCCGACATGGAAGCGCATGTCGCCCACCTGAGCGTGGAGATCGCGCGGTTACGCGTGGTCGAAGCCGAAATGCACCTGCTGGAAGAAGTATGCGCCTTCTACACCAACGATGAAGACCGCTTCATCAAGGCTGACGGCAATGCCGAGCCATACGGGATGATCCCCACGGATGTAGGAATGAAGGCCCGCAGTGCCCGCGCCCGGTTCATGGCGAGAGAGCAGGCTGCGCAGGAAGCGGGAGGCGAGGCATGAGCGGCGAAGCTGGCGCGTTTGGCGCAGTGGTCGGTCTCGGTACTGTCCTGGTCATGTGCGTGGGCGCAGGCCTCTATGGCTGTCCGCGTTACAGTGTCTATTCAGCCAAGATGACAGGCGAGGCGGAACTGGCGCAGGCCACGCAGAACCGGCAGGTGCTGGTCCAGACCGCGCAGGCCGAGCGTGACGCAGAGATTCTGCGCGCCGAAGGGACTGCTAAGGCCAACAAGATCATCGGGGAGAGCCTGAAAGAAAACGCGGAATACCTGCGGTGGCTCTGGATCAGCAAGCTGGACAACCAGACTAACAAGACCGTCGTCTATGTGCCAACCGACGGCATGGTTCCCCAGTTGGAAACCGGACGGATTGGGGAGGCAAAATGAGCTGCGACCACGTATCCCGCCTCGCCAATCATGTCATGCAGGAAGCAGTCTGCAGGTCGTTCCAGTTCAAACGGCCCGGTAGCTCAGCCTACTGGTTCAACCTGATGTGGATCCCGGGCAAGCTGATCCTGACCGGTGACGGCTGCGACATGACGCTGACGCACTACCAAGCCTGCTCGTCGTTCGATGCAGCCATCAAATGGGCATCATCCTCGGAGATGGATTACCTGCTGCGCACGGCTAAGCAGCAGCAGGAATACGATGCCCATGCCACCTTGCAGGCCGTCATCCAGTGGGCAAATGCTCCGGTGATCGAGGCCTTGAACGGCACGGTATGTGAAAGAGTCACCCCCTACGAAGTGGACGGACAACGGCGATACCGTGTTGTGCACCTGGAGCGTGCAGGCGGGTATCGCCAGATATGCCAAGCCTACCGTAGGGCTTTAGCCGCAGGCATGCGGGATGATTTCCGGGATGATGCGGAAGAGATGGATCCACGTCCGATCACGCGCCGTGAGACCGGCACCGAGTTTCTGGATATGGGCAGTTCCGTATTCACCGACTTCTACGATTTCGATCCGTGCTGGGAGAACTGGCTGAGGCTTTGGCGGGATACCCTTGGGTCTGACTGGGATCCTCGTAGTTCGGTCTACACGCCTGCGATGGTTGCCACGCATGATGGCCGCTGGCGGATCAAGGATGAACTGGAACGCCGACTGGACGAACCCGGCAGCAGGGGCCTCGACTGCATTTTCGAAGGCAGTGTGGACTGCGTCTTTAGCTGGACCCACGCACAGAAATACCAGTTTGAAGCTATCCAGTTCGCCTGCCGCCAGATCATCGCGGCCGGTCTGGTCGATATGACGGTGGAGGTTCCATGAGCCAGAAATCAGTCATGGATCGCCTCAAGAAGTTGATGGCGCTGTCCAAGTCAGGCAACCCGCATGAGGCTGCCGCCGCATTGGAGCGCGCGCAGCAACTCATGCAGGAACACCAGATCACCGAGGATGACTTGGTCCTGTCGAATGTCGGGGTGTTTGGGTGCTGCTTTACCTGGAGCGCGAAGAGTCGGCCGACCAGATACCAGACCCGTCTGTGGTCGATGATCAATGGTGTATTCGGGGTGAAATCGGTCTTTAAGGAAGGAACCGGTCAGATCAGGTTTTACGGCCTGTCCAGTCGTGCTGAGCTGGCAGCCTATACCTGTGAGGTGCTTAGCAGGCAGCTTAGCCAGGCGCGAACCGATTTCCTGCGCTCGCAAAACAAGCGCGTCAAACGCACGACCAAAATCAGCCGTGCCGACAATTTTGCCGAGGGCTGGATCCTCTCCGTGCGCAGCAAGGCGCAACGGCTCGCTATTCCATTCGAGGAAGAGCAGTTGCTGCTCCGCTACGAAAGCACGGCATTCAGTGATCTGTCGGAAATGACGGGCCGCGCAGCCCCGCCGTCGCGCCGATCTGATCAGGCATTCACCGACGGCTATCGGGAAGGGCGTAAGGCAGTCCTGCATGCGCCCCTCTCTGGTGAGAACCGTCTGGCTATCACGGGAGAGGGGGCATGAATGAGACTATGGTGGCTCTGCACCGGGCCAAACGCAAG
This is a stretch of genomic DNA from Komagataeibacter xylinus. It encodes these proteins:
- a CDS encoding membrane protease subunit; the encoded protein is MSGEAGAFGAVVGLGTVLVMCVGAGLYGCPRYSVYSAKMTGEAELAQATQNRQVLVQTAQAERDAEILRAEGTAKANKIIGESLKENAEYLRWLWISKLDNQTNKTVVYVPTDGMVPQLETGRIGEAK
- a CDS encoding DUF2786 domain-containing protein, whose amino-acid sequence is MSQKSVMDRLKKLMALSKSGNPHEAAAALERAQQLMQEHQITEDDLVLSNVGVFGCCFTWSAKSRPTRYQTRLWSMINGVFGVKSVFKEGTGQIRFYGLSSRAELAAYTCEVLSRQLSQARTDFLRSQNKRVKRTTKISRADNFAEGWILSVRSKAQRLAIPFEEEQLLLRYESTAFSDLSEMTGRAAPPSRRSDQAFTDGYREGRKAVLHAPLSGENRLAITGEGA